A genome region from Kiloniellales bacterium includes the following:
- the leuS gene encoding leucine--tRNA ligase yields MSRYNFKDSEARWQDAWERAACARVSEDPDRPKYYVLEMYPYPSGRIHMGHVRNYTIGDVIARYKRARGFNVLHPMGWDAFGLPAENAAMEKGVHPAAWTYDNIAVMRAQLKSMGLSIDWEREVATCHPEYYRHQQKMFLDFLDAGLVYRKESWVNWDPVDHTVLANEQVIDGCGWRSGAPVERRKLAQWFFKITHFSDELLAALDELERWPDKVRTMQRKWIGRSQGARLFFRLRGAPAGWSGEAEERLQVFTTRPDTLFGASFCALSPHHPLTAALAKDDPKLAEFVADCDRIGTSEEAIETAEKRGYQTAVLAEHPFRPGETLPVYVANFVLMDYGTGAIFGCPGHDQRDLDFARKYGLPVVPVVLPPQTEAAGFEIADEAYTDWDGSMINSDFLDGLKVDAAIPAAIAKLEKAGDGRGEVQYRLRDWGVSRQRYWGCPIPVVHCRDCGVVKVSEAELPVRLPEDVGFDQPGNPLAHHPSWKTVDCPSCGKPAERDTDTMDTFVDSSWYFARFCSPRAETAMDRSAVDYWMPVDQYIGGIEHAVLHLLYARFFTRALQACGHLSVEEPFAGLFTQGMICHETYEDEAGNWLSPEQVKPGDDGEFVTLEGAPVTRGRVEKMSKSKKNTVDPEAIIDAHGADAARWFMLSDSPPERDMEWTDAGIDGASRFCQRAWRIVSEVADLGVAAGAPLPSAFGAEAMALRRRTHKAIEAVTADIERFHFNGAVARMYEMINALAGFKAKDDGDRWAAREAAEVFTRLVGPMTPHLAEDLWQTLGHDGLLAESAWPEADPALTIDEEVTVAVQVNGKLRATISLPRDAEKQQAEDAALAEPAVQRVLEARSPRKVIVVPNRVVNVVV; encoded by the coding sequence ATGAGCCGCTACAACTTCAAGGACAGCGAAGCGAGGTGGCAGGACGCCTGGGAGCGGGCCGCCTGCGCCCGCGTGAGCGAAGACCCTGACCGGCCGAAATACTATGTGCTGGAGATGTATCCCTATCCCTCGGGACGCATCCACATGGGCCATGTCCGCAACTACACGATTGGCGACGTCATCGCCCGCTACAAGCGGGCGCGTGGCTTCAACGTGCTGCACCCCATGGGCTGGGACGCCTTCGGCCTGCCGGCGGAGAACGCGGCGATGGAGAAGGGCGTGCATCCGGCCGCCTGGACCTACGACAACATCGCGGTGATGCGCGCCCAGCTGAAGTCCATGGGCCTGTCGATCGACTGGGAGCGGGAGGTGGCGACCTGCCATCCCGAGTACTACCGCCACCAGCAGAAGATGTTCCTGGACTTCCTGGACGCGGGCCTGGTCTACCGCAAGGAATCCTGGGTCAACTGGGACCCGGTCGACCACACCGTGCTGGCCAACGAGCAGGTCATCGACGGCTGCGGCTGGCGCTCCGGCGCGCCGGTCGAGCGGCGCAAGTTGGCACAGTGGTTCTTCAAGATCACCCACTTCTCCGACGAGCTGCTGGCCGCGCTGGACGAGCTGGAGCGCTGGCCCGACAAGGTCCGCACCATGCAGCGCAAATGGATCGGCCGCTCCCAAGGCGCCCGTCTCTTCTTTCGCCTGCGGGGCGCCCCGGCTGGCTGGAGCGGCGAGGCCGAGGAGCGCCTGCAGGTCTTCACGACCCGGCCGGACACCCTGTTCGGGGCCTCCTTCTGCGCACTCTCGCCGCACCACCCGCTGACCGCGGCCCTGGCGAAGGACGATCCGAAGCTGGCCGAGTTCGTCGCCGACTGCGACCGGATCGGGACCAGCGAAGAGGCGATCGAGACCGCCGAGAAACGCGGCTACCAGACAGCGGTCCTGGCCGAGCACCCCTTTCGGCCGGGTGAGACCCTGCCGGTCTACGTGGCCAACTTCGTGCTGATGGACTACGGCACCGGGGCCATCTTCGGCTGCCCGGGGCACGACCAGCGCGACCTGGACTTCGCCCGCAAGTACGGCCTGCCGGTGGTGCCCGTGGTCCTGCCGCCCCAGACCGAGGCAGCCGGCTTCGAGATCGCCGACGAGGCCTACACCGACTGGGACGGGAGCATGATCAACTCCGACTTCCTGGACGGCCTGAAGGTCGACGCCGCCATTCCCGCGGCGATAGCGAAGCTGGAAAAGGCGGGCGACGGCCGCGGCGAGGTGCAGTACCGGCTACGCGATTGGGGCGTGTCCCGGCAGCGCTACTGGGGCTGCCCGATCCCCGTGGTGCATTGCCGGGACTGCGGCGTGGTCAAGGTGTCCGAGGCCGAGCTGCCGGTGCGCCTGCCAGAGGATGTCGGTTTCGACCAGCCGGGGAATCCCCTGGCCCATCACCCGAGCTGGAAGACGGTGGACTGTCCGAGCTGCGGCAAGCCGGCGGAACGCGATACCGACACCATGGACACCTTCGTCGACTCCTCCTGGTACTTCGCACGCTTCTGCAGCCCGCGGGCGGAGACCGCCATGGACCGGTCGGCGGTCGACTACTGGATGCCGGTCGACCAGTACATCGGCGGCATCGAGCACGCGGTGCTGCACCTGCTCTACGCCCGCTTCTTCACCCGGGCCCTGCAGGCCTGCGGCCACCTCTCGGTCGAGGAGCCCTTCGCCGGGCTCTTCACGCAAGGCATGATCTGTCACGAGACCTATGAGGACGAGGCCGGAAACTGGCTGTCGCCGGAGCAGGTCAAGCCGGGCGACGACGGCGAGTTCGTGACCCTGGAGGGCGCGCCGGTGACCCGCGGCCGGGTCGAGAAGATGAGCAAGTCGAAGAAGAACACGGTCGATCCGGAGGCGATCATCGACGCCCATGGCGCCGATGCCGCGCGCTGGTTCATGCTCTCCGACAGCCCGCCGGAGCGGGACATGGAATGGACCGACGCCGGCATCGACGGGGCCAGCCGCTTCTGCCAGCGGGCCTGGCGGATCGTCTCCGAGGTCGCGGACCTGGGCGTCGCGGCCGGCGCACCGCTGCCAAGCGCCTTCGGCGCCGAGGCCATGGCGCTGCGCCGGCGGACCCACAAGGCGATCGAGGCGGTGACCGCGGACATCGAGCGCTTCCACTTCAACGGCGCGGTGGCGCGGATGTACGAGATGATCAACGCTCTGGCCGGCTTCAAGGCGAAGGACGACGGCGACCGCTGGGCGGCGCGCGAGGCGGCCGAAGTCTTCACCCGGCTGGTCGGGCCGATGACCCCGCATCTGGCCGAGGATCTCTGGCAGACCCTGGGCCACGACGGCCTGCTCGCCGAGAGCGCCTGGCCGGAGGCAGATCCGGCTCTGACCATCGACGAGGAGGTCACGGTCGCGGTCCAGGTCAACGGCAAGCTGCGGGCCACCATCTCGCTGCCGCGCGACGCCGAGAAGCAGCAGGCCGAGGACGCCGCCCTGGCGGAG
- a CDS encoding DUF3576 domain-containing protein: MRSKSARWWASILAGTFLLTTVGACSWGDPDTVYPESGRDNRRATGNSYVSAQEKYGSVFGDGGANLLGDDSGTGGSGTGIDVNSYLWRASLDTISFMPLASADPFGGVIITDWYSPPESQNERFKVNVYIFGRELRADGVRAAVFRQNQQLDGSWIDAQVDQQTVTDLENAILARARQLRIASLQ; the protein is encoded by the coding sequence GTGAGAAGCAAGTCGGCCCGGTGGTGGGCCTCGATCCTCGCGGGGACCTTTCTGCTGACGACGGTCGGCGCCTGCAGCTGGGGTGATCCGGATACCGTCTATCCGGAAAGCGGCCGCGACAACCGCAGGGCGACGGGCAACAGCTACGTGTCCGCCCAGGAGAAGTACGGCAGCGTCTTCGGCGACGGTGGGGCCAACCTGCTCGGCGACGATAGCGGAACCGGCGGAAGCGGTACGGGGATCGACGTCAACAGCTACCTCTGGCGGGCCTCGCTCGACACCATCTCCTTCATGCCGCTGGCCTCGGCCGATCCCTTCGGCGGCGTGATCATCACCGACTGGTACTCGCCGCCGGAGAGCCAGAACGAGCGCTTCAAGGTCAACGTCTACATCTTCGGGCGGGAGCTTAGGGCCGACGGCGTGCGCGCCGCTGTGTTCCGGCAGAATCAGCAGCTCGATGGATCCTGGATCGACGCCCAGGTCGACCAGCAGACGGTGACCGATCTAGAGAACGCGATCCTGGCCCGGGCACGGCAGCTTAGAATCGCCAGCCTGCAATAG
- a CDS encoding sulfotransferase domain-containing protein, which yields MSSAKQTRTTLSIPEAMDLARRRHQAGVLGEAKQLYRLILESQPNHTEAMTLMASALYRQGADQDAAEFVDRAVELYINTIRQQGNDPQIVAPLVNLLLARGRRSEAEARAQALDFPVLPVRATQEAFEDRRQTAIAAGRRMMLITTVPKSASESIWNRLAEGLKLGQCFLSLGLFPDCCLLPSRVRFAARGGLIVKEHIAATPHNCQTLVEYGQDRIVVHLRDPRQALLSWIHFVRDDVSQRLLAPLWRKIVPQAEVLSLSLEAQLDWGIAHYLPYLIDFVKDWTAVDDDPESGLRVCFASFERFRQDPDGYVDSVLDFYDIDKAAFRRDSEAEVVHLRKGLIDEWRGVFTPAQKERAWALIPDDMAERHGWTA from the coding sequence ATGTCGTCAGCAAAGCAGACCCGGACAACGCTCAGCATCCCCGAGGCCATGGATCTGGCCCGACGCCGGCATCAGGCGGGCGTGCTCGGCGAGGCCAAGCAGCTCTACCGGCTGATCCTGGAGTCCCAGCCGAACCACACGGAGGCGATGACCCTGATGGCCTCGGCGCTCTATCGGCAGGGCGCCGATCAGGACGCGGCCGAGTTCGTCGACCGGGCGGTCGAGCTCTACATCAACACTATCAGGCAGCAGGGCAACGATCCGCAGATCGTGGCGCCCCTGGTCAACCTCCTGCTCGCCCGGGGCCGGAGGTCCGAAGCGGAAGCCCGGGCCCAGGCCCTGGACTTCCCGGTCCTGCCCGTGCGCGCGACACAGGAAGCCTTCGAGGACAGGCGCCAGACGGCGATCGCCGCGGGACGGCGGATGATGCTGATCACCACGGTCCCCAAGTCGGCAAGCGAGAGCATCTGGAACAGGTTGGCCGAGGGCCTGAAGCTGGGACAGTGCTTCCTCTCGCTCGGGCTGTTTCCGGATTGCTGCCTGCTGCCCAGTCGGGTCCGCTTCGCGGCGCGTGGCGGCCTGATCGTCAAGGAGCATATCGCGGCCACCCCCCACAACTGCCAGACCCTGGTCGAGTACGGGCAGGACCGGATCGTCGTCCACCTGCGCGATCCGCGCCAGGCCTTGCTGTCTTGGATCCACTTCGTCCGCGACGACGTCAGCCAGCGCCTCTTGGCGCCGCTGTGGCGCAAGATCGTGCCGCAGGCCGAGGTTCTCTCGCTTTCTCTGGAGGCACAGCTCGACTGGGGGATCGCGCACTATCTGCCCTATCTGATCGATTTCGTGAAGGATTGGACCGCGGTCGACGACGATCCGGAGAGCGGCCTCCGCGTCTGTTTCGCCAGCTTCGAGCGGTTCCGCCAGGACCCCGACGGCTATGTCGACAGCGTCCTGGACTTCTACGATATCGACAAGGCCGCCTTCCGGCGTGACAGCGAGGCCGAGGTGGTGCACCTGCGCAAGGGGCTCATCGACGAATGGCGCGGCGTCTTCACGCCGGCGCAGAAAGAGCGCGCCTGGGCCCTGATCCCAGACGACATGGCGGAGCGGCACGGCTGGACGGCCTGA
- a CDS encoding porin yields MNKKLLLGTTALVAGGVVAADMAEAADPLRLEVRGYRNEAFGVVSVESDVENENFGNTNHRSDGEIHFRGSTTLDNGIEVGVRVELEAFTNGDQIDENYVFLEGGFGRLLLGSDDPAPYIQAVVAPAVGAPINSGWLSDFIPEPAGFQTGSFSTTPEISVDDNMITYFSPRFAGFQLGVSYIPQVDGDNPDTADNGAPFNAGEGSNTTNRDFQRDHGFATGINYTNSFNGIDVSAAGGFQYIDGPDDNNNFDADGGGFDGTKVNDIQEVYAYNGGLNIGFGGFTFGGSIGGFDIDSQGANHGFHWDVGLSYETGPWGVSGTFIAGEREGGDTTSDEDESLGAAIAVSYVLGPGVKTSFTGMYADYDAGEDNTDDGEGFGGVLTLRVDF; encoded by the coding sequence ATGAACAAAAAACTTCTGCTCGGTACCACGGCCCTGGTTGCTGGTGGTGTCGTCGCGGCCGACATGGCCGAAGCGGCGGATCCGCTTCGCCTGGAAGTTCGCGGCTACCGCAACGAGGCCTTCGGTGTCGTTAGCGTCGAGAGCGACGTCGAAAACGAGAACTTCGGCAACACCAACCACCGGTCGGACGGTGAAATTCACTTCCGCGGTTCGACGACCCTAGACAACGGCATCGAAGTCGGTGTCCGGGTCGAGCTGGAAGCCTTCACCAACGGCGACCAGATCGACGAGAACTACGTCTTCCTCGAGGGCGGGTTCGGGCGTCTCCTGCTCGGTTCCGACGACCCGGCGCCGTACATTCAGGCGGTCGTCGCCCCCGCCGTCGGTGCGCCGATCAACTCGGGCTGGCTGTCCGACTTCATTCCGGAGCCCGCCGGCTTCCAGACCGGCTCCTTCTCGACCACGCCCGAGATCTCGGTCGACGACAACATGATCACCTACTTCTCGCCGCGCTTCGCCGGCTTCCAGCTCGGCGTCAGCTACATCCCGCAGGTGGACGGCGACAATCCTGACACGGCCGACAACGGCGCGCCCTTCAACGCTGGTGAGGGTAGCAACACCACGAACCGTGACTTCCAGCGCGATCACGGCTTCGCGACCGGCATCAACTACACCAACAGCTTCAACGGCATCGACGTTTCCGCTGCCGGTGGCTTCCAGTACATCGACGGGCCGGACGACAATAATAACTTCGACGCCGATGGCGGCGGCTTTGACGGCACGAAAGTCAACGACATCCAGGAAGTCTATGCCTACAACGGTGGCCTGAACATCGGCTTCGGCGGTTTCACCTTCGGCGGATCGATCGGCGGCTTCGACATCGACAGCCAGGGTGCCAACCACGGCTTCCACTGGGACGTCGGCCTGTCCTACGAGACCGGCCCTTGGGGCGTCTCCGGCACCTTCATCGCCGGCGAGCGTGAAGGCGGCGACACCACAAGTGACGAAGACGAGTCGTTGGGCGCAGCGATCGCGGTCAGCTACGTGCTCGGCCCGGGCGTGAAGACGTCTTTCACCGGCATGTACGCCGACTACGACGCCGGCGAAGACAACACCGACGACGGCGAGGGCTTCGGCGGTGTCCTGACCCTGCGGGTGGACTTCTAA
- a CDS encoding sulfotransferase domain-containing protein has protein sequence MAGIIWLASYQKSGNTWVRAFLANLLRNPDRPLPINDLPNFTLGDGFLIHFERLSGKPAAELTAAEFHALRPRLHQWFAQSSQDDRFVKTHNACVSIEGQPLITPAATAGAIYILRNPLDVTVSFAHHHQIGLDEAVDRICDDRNIIPASSNQREQYLLSWSTHVNSWLKAPGLKRHVLRYEDMVASPRKTFGGLVAFLGLPDDPARLKKAIRFSSFKELSGQERKERFVESRPDGKSAFFRKGKVGAWRDALSDAQVAKIVETQGETMKAFGYLDRKGRPTG, from the coding sequence GTGGCAGGCATCATCTGGCTGGCATCCTACCAGAAATCCGGAAACACCTGGGTCCGCGCCTTCCTGGCCAACCTGCTGCGCAACCCTGACCGGCCCCTGCCGATCAACGACTTGCCGAACTTCACGCTCGGCGACGGTTTCCTGATCCACTTCGAGAGGCTGAGCGGCAAACCCGCTGCCGAGCTGACGGCAGCCGAGTTCCACGCCCTGAGGCCGCGGCTCCACCAGTGGTTCGCGCAGTCGAGCCAGGACGATCGCTTCGTCAAGACCCACAATGCCTGCGTCTCCATCGAAGGCCAGCCGCTGATCACGCCGGCCGCGACGGCCGGAGCGATCTACATCCTGCGCAACCCGCTGGACGTGACGGTCTCCTTCGCCCACCACCATCAGATCGGCCTGGATGAGGCGGTCGACCGGATCTGCGACGACCGCAACATCATCCCGGCAAGCTCGAACCAGCGCGAGCAGTACCTGCTGTCCTGGTCGACCCATGTGAACAGCTGGCTGAAGGCGCCTGGCCTCAAACGCCACGTGCTGCGCTACGAGGACATGGTGGCGAGCCCGCGGAAGACCTTCGGCGGCCTGGTCGCGTTTCTCGGCCTGCCGGACGACCCGGCCCGGCTCAAGAAGGCGATCCGCTTCAGTTCCTTTAAGGAGCTCTCGGGCCAGGAGCGAAAGGAACGCTTCGTCGAGTCCCGGCCCGACGGCAAGTCAGCCTTCTTCCGCAAGGGCAAGGTCGGCGCCTGGCGCGACGCCCTGAGCGACGCCCAGGTCGCCAAGATCGTCGAGACCCAGGGCGAGACCATGAAGGCCTTCGGCTATCTCGACCGGAAGGGCCGGCCGACAGGCTAG
- a CDS encoding YggS family pyridoxal phosphate-dependent enzyme has translation MDSREQDSIESRLAVVRARIGKAARQAGRRPEAVTLVAVSKTHGPEAVAAALAAGQTVFGENRVQEAQAKYPDIQARHPELRLHLIGPLQSNKAGDAVRLFDCIETLDRPKLARALAKEMAKAGRRPDCLIQVNTGEEPQKAGVRPEGAAELIRLVRDELALPLKGLMCIPPIDETPAPHFALLRELAKAAGLPWLSMGMSGDFETAIRFGATHVRVGTAVFGARAPQA, from the coding sequence ATGGACAGCCGAGAGCAAGACAGCATCGAGAGCCGCCTGGCCGTGGTGCGGGCCCGCATCGGCAAGGCTGCGCGCCAGGCCGGGCGCCGGCCCGAGGCGGTCACCCTGGTCGCGGTCTCCAAGACCCATGGTCCGGAGGCGGTGGCCGCTGCACTGGCGGCCGGGCAGACGGTCTTCGGCGAGAACCGCGTGCAGGAGGCGCAGGCCAAGTACCCGGACATCCAGGCCCGGCATCCCGAGCTCCGCCTGCACCTGATTGGCCCGCTGCAGAGCAACAAGGCCGGCGACGCGGTCCGCCTCTTCGACTGCATCGAGACCCTGGACCGGCCCAAGCTGGCAAGAGCCTTGGCCAAGGAGATGGCCAAGGCGGGGCGCCGGCCGGACTGCCTGATCCAGGTCAACACCGGCGAGGAGCCGCAGAAGGCCGGGGTCAGACCCGAGGGCGCTGCCGAGCTGATCCGGCTGGTTCGCGACGAGCTGGCGCTGCCCCTGAAGGGCTTGATGTGCATCCCGCCGATCGACGAGACGCCCGCACCGCATTTCGCTTTGCTTCGAGAGCTGGCCAAGGCCGCGGGCCTGCCCTGGCTGTCCATGGGCATGAGCGGCGATTTCGAGACCGCGATCCGTTTCGGCGCCACCCACGTCCGGGTCGGCACCGCCGTTTTCGGGGCCCGCGCGCCGCAGGCGTGA
- the arsC gene encoding arsenate reductase (glutaredoxin) (This arsenate reductase requires both glutathione and glutaredoxin to convert arsenate to arsenite, after which the efflux transporter formed by ArsA and ArsB can extrude the arsenite from the cell, providing resistance.) — MSVTIYHNPRCSKSRQTLALLEERGVAPQVVRYLETPPDAGTLKRILGLLGLAPRDLMRRKEAAYTELGLADPGLGEEALIRALVENPILIERPIVVAGDRAALGRPPEAVLDILP; from the coding sequence ATGTCGGTGACCATCTACCACAATCCCCGCTGCAGCAAGTCACGCCAGACCTTGGCCCTGCTGGAGGAGCGGGGCGTGGCGCCGCAGGTGGTGCGCTACCTGGAGACCCCGCCCGACGCCGGCACCCTGAAGCGCATCCTCGGCCTGCTGGGGCTCGCCCCGCGCGACCTGATGCGCCGCAAGGAGGCGGCCTACACGGAGCTGGGCCTCGCCGATCCGGGGCTCGGCGAGGAGGCCTTGATCCGCGCCCTGGTCGAGAACCCGATCCTGATCGAGCGGCCCATCGTGGTCGCCGGAGACCGGGCGGCGCTGGGCCGCCCGCCGGAGGCCGTGCTCGACATCCTGCCCTGA
- the ribA gene encoding GTP cyclohydrolase II, translating to MLKTLKSEAVTPEFPLRAVDRAIGELRRGRSLLILGAQDRHALVASAELASPAGLEALRRLGGSEPRLALTRRRALALGLASDGDGGVLCLSLGEASAKALRALADPLLPEPFAADSHSRETVVAETASGLAEAAIELTKLAHLLPAAALCELDARAATALPAEILRVPADAISAYRIATAEALDRVSEARVPLFDAENARIITFRPRNGGFEHLAIVIGTPEAPALVRLHSECLTGDLLGSLRCDCGDQLRGAIQTIAKAGSGVLLYLAQEGRGIGLANKLRAYGLQDRGADTLEANEQLGFDPDERIFVPAASMLGMLGIDRIRLLTNNPQKEQAMARLGIEVTERVPLVIPSNPHNADYLDTKARRFGHQF from the coding sequence ATGCTGAAAACGCTGAAATCTGAGGCGGTTACGCCGGAATTCCCGCTGCGCGCGGTCGATCGTGCGATCGGCGAGCTGCGCCGCGGCCGGTCCCTGCTGATCCTGGGGGCGCAGGACCGCCACGCCCTGGTCGCTTCGGCCGAGCTGGCGAGTCCGGCCGGGCTGGAGGCGCTGCGCCGGCTCGGCGGATCCGAGCCCCGCCTCGCGCTGACCCGGCGCCGCGCCCTGGCCCTGGGCCTGGCCTCGGATGGCGACGGCGGCGTGCTCTGCCTGTCCCTGGGAGAGGCCTCGGCGAAGGCCTTGCGGGCCCTCGCCGACCCTTTGCTGCCCGAGCCCTTCGCAGCGGATTCCCATAGCCGTGAAACGGTGGTCGCGGAAACCGCGAGCGGCCTCGCCGAGGCCGCGATCGAGCTGACCAAGCTCGCCCACCTGCTGCCCGCGGCGGCGCTCTGCGAGCTCGATGCCAGGGCGGCGACCGCCCTGCCGGCCGAGATCCTCCGGGTCCCGGCGGACGCGATCAGCGCCTACCGGATCGCCACGGCCGAGGCCCTGGACCGGGTGTCCGAGGCGCGGGTTCCGCTGTTCGATGCGGAGAACGCCCGGATCATCACCTTCCGGCCGCGCAATGGCGGCTTCGAGCACCTGGCCATCGTGATCGGCACGCCCGAGGCGCCGGCGCTGGTCCGCCTGCATTCCGAATGCCTGACCGGCGATCTTCTCGGCAGCCTGCGTTGCGACTGCGGCGACCAGCTGCGCGGCGCGATCCAGACCATCGCCAAGGCCGGCAGCGGGGTGTTGCTCTACCTCGCGCAGGAGGGCCGGGGCATCGGCCTGGCCAACAAGCTGCGCGCGTACGGCCTGCAGGACCGGGGCGCGGACACGCTCGAGGCCAACGAGCAGCTCGGCTTCGACCCGGACGAGCGGATCTTCGTGCCGGCGGCCAGCATGCTCGGGATGCTCGGCATCGATCGGATCCGGCTGCTGACCAACAATCCGCAGAAGGAGCAGGCCATGGCCCGCCTGGGCATCGAGGTGACCGAGCGGGTGCCGCTGGTCATCCCCTCCAACCCGCACAACGCGGACTACCTGGACACCAAGGCCCGGCGCTTCGGCCATCAGTTCTGA
- a CDS encoding alpha/beta hydrolase, with amino-acid sequence MSDTVYLHYDQAQLDAQINLRARWPEHPAYFAKWAEDSAAFRAGRAARLDLRYGLTAGQTLDLFPAEGGPAPLIAFIHGGYWQALDKSDFSHLGAAFLDWGIAYASLNYDLAPDARIGEMVVQIRSAFAWLQAEAPALGLDPRRIVALGHSAGGHLAAMALATDWQAGFGLAQPALAAAGSISGIYDLEPMRLCYQQPVLQIDPETVRDMSPLRVPPPPGARLVCAVGGEETDEFLRQQTAFAAAWRRQGADLDEFVIEAQTHFSILDLLLTPEHPLTARLIALTGA; translated from the coding sequence ATGTCAGATACGGTCTACCTTCACTACGATCAAGCTCAGCTCGACGCCCAGATCAATCTCCGGGCCCGCTGGCCGGAGCACCCGGCCTACTTCGCCAAATGGGCCGAGGACAGCGCGGCCTTCCGAGCCGGGCGGGCCGCGCGGCTGGACTTGCGCTATGGACTCACCGCCGGCCAGACCCTCGACCTCTTCCCCGCCGAAGGCGGCCCGGCCCCCCTGATCGCCTTCATCCACGGCGGCTACTGGCAGGCCTTGGACAAGTCGGACTTCAGCCATCTGGGCGCCGCCTTCCTGGACTGGGGCATCGCCTACGCCTCGCTGAACTACGACCTGGCGCCGGATGCCAGGATCGGCGAGATGGTCGTCCAGATCCGCAGCGCCTTCGCCTGGCTCCAGGCCGAGGCGCCAGCCCTCGGCCTCGACCCGCGGCGCATCGTCGCCCTGGGCCATTCGGCGGGCGGCCACCTGGCGGCCATGGCCCTGGCCACGGACTGGCAGGCCGGCTTCGGCCTCGCGCAGCCGGCGCTGGCGGCCGCCGGCTCGATCAGCGGGATCTACGACCTCGAGCCGATGCGGCTCTGCTACCAGCAGCCGGTGCTGCAGATCGACCCGGAGACGGTCCGGGACATGAGCCCGTTGCGAGTCCCGCCGCCGCCGGGCGCGCGTCTGGTCTGCGCCGTTGGCGGCGAGGAGACGGATGAGTTCCTGCGCCAGCAGACGGCCTTCGCGGCCGCGTGGCGGCGGCAGGGCGCGGACCTCGACGAATTCGTGATCGAAGCGCAAACCCACTTCTCGATCCTCGACCTGCTGCTCACGCCGGAGCATCCGCTGACCGCCCGGCTCATCGCCCTGACCGGTGCCTAG
- a CDS encoding response regulator transcription factor produces the protein MNATPGKKILLVDDDEALRQSLGEQLRLHEEFSTVEAGNGGDALELAKQEYFDAILLDVGLPDMDGREVCRLMRRNGVKSPIIMLTAAESDADTILGLDAGANDYVTKPFKLGVLLARLRAQLRQHEQSEDAVFTIGPYTFRPSAKLLVHGETKKKIRLTEKETAILKYLYRTGNKVVGRDTLLGEVWGYNASVTTHTLETHVYRLRQKIERDPSNAAILVTEPGGYRLAP, from the coding sequence ATGAATGCGACTCCAGGCAAGAAGATTCTGCTCGTCGACGACGACGAGGCGCTGCGGCAGTCCCTCGGCGAGCAGCTCCGACTGCACGAGGAGTTCTCGACCGTCGAGGCCGGCAACGGCGGCGATGCCCTGGAGCTGGCCAAGCAGGAGTACTTCGACGCCATCCTGCTGGACGTCGGCCTGCCCGACATGGACGGCCGGGAGGTCTGCCGCCTGATGCGGCGCAACGGCGTCAAGTCGCCGATCATCATGCTGACCGCCGCCGAATCCGATGCCGACACCATCCTCGGCCTCGATGCCGGCGCCAACGATTACGTCACCAAGCCCTTCAAGCTCGGCGTCCTGCTCGCCCGGTTGCGGGCCCAGCTGCGCCAGCACGAGCAGAGCGAAGACGCCGTCTTCACCATCGGCCCCTATACCTTTCGTCCCAGCGCAAAGCTCCTGGTTCACGGCGAAACCAAGAAGAAGATCCGCCTGACCGAAAAAGAGACGGCGATCCTGAAGTACCTCTACCGCACCGGGAACAAAGTGGTCGGCCGCGACACCCTGCTGGGCGAGGTCTGGGGCTACAATGCCTCGGTCACCACCCACACCCTCGAGACCCATGTCTACCGCCTGCGCCAGAAGATCGAGCGGGATCCCTCAAATGCCGCGATCCTGGTCACCGAGCCGGGCGGCTATCGCCTTGCGCCCTAG